Below is a window of Planktothrix tepida PCC 9214 DNA.
CGCGAACGCTATGAGCAACACCATAAACTGAAAATTTCCGATGAAGCGTTAGAAGCAGCGGCTAAACTCTCGGATCGGTATATTAGCGATCGCTATTTACCGGATAAAGCCATTGACTTAGTTGATGAAGCGGGTTCACGGGTACGCTTAATCAATTCTCAACTGCCTCCAGCAGCGAAAGAATTGGATAAGGAACTGCGGCAAGTTCTGAAAGAAAAAGACGAGGCGGTACGTTCCCAAGACTTTGATCGGGCCGGAGAATTGCGCGATCGCGAAATGGAAATTAAATCGCAAATTCGTTCCATTAGCCAAACGAAAAAATCCGAAACCGTCCGCAGTGAAGACGATAGCCCTATCGTCACCGAAGAAGACATCGCCCAAATTGTGGCCAGTTGGACAGGAGTTCCGGTAAACAAACTCACCGAGTCTGAGTCCGAGAAACTGCTGAATATGGAAGGAACCCTGCACCAACGGTTAATTGGTCAGGATGAAGCCGTTAAAGCCGTGTCTCGCGCCATTCGTCGTGCCCGTGTCGGTCTGAAGAACCCCAACCGACCCATCGCCAGCTTTATCTTCTCTGGGCCTACAGGGGTGGGTAAAACCGAATTAACCAAGGCGTTAGCGTCCTATTTCTTCGGGTCAGAAGAAGCGATGATCCGCTTGGATATGTCCGAATATATGGAACGTCACACCGTTTCTAAGTTAATTGGGTCGCCTCCAGGCTATGTGGGCTATAACGAAGGCGGACAACTCACCGAAGCGGTGCGTCGGCGTCCCTATACGGTGGTGCTGTTTGATGAAATTGAAAAAGCCCACCCCGACGTCTTCAATATGTTGTTGCAAATCTTAGAAGATGGTCGTTTGACCGATGCTAAAGGTCGGACGGTGGACTTTAAGAATACCTTGATCATTATGACGTCTAATATTGGATCGAAGGTGATCGAAAAAGGTGGCGGTGGTTTAGGGTTCGAGTTCTCCGAAAACGAAAACGATGCTCAATACAACCGCATCCGCAATTTGGTGAATGAAGAACTGAAACAATACTTCCGTCCTGAGTTCCTCAACCGTTTAGATGAAATTATTGTCTTCCGTCAGTTGAACAAGGAAGAAGTCAAGGAAATTGCGGTGATCATGTTAAAAGAAGTCTTCGGACGCTTGGTCGAAAAAGGCATTACCTTGGAAGTGACGGACAAGTTCAAAGAACGGTTAGTGGAAGAAGGTTACAACCCCAGTTATGGGGCGCGTCCTCTGCGTCGAGCCATTATGCGGTTACTCGAAGATAGTTTAGCAGAAGAAATTCTGTCTGGACGCATCAAAGAAGGGGATACTGCTGTTGTTGATGTGGATGAAAACGGTCAAGTGGTGGTGCTTCAAAGTCCTGCTGACCGGGAATTGTTACCCCAAGGCGCTGAGTCTTAATTTGGTTTAATTCTATCTTTTTTGAAACCCTTCTCCTAACAGGAGAGGGGCTTTTTTGTTGTTGGGCTTTAGCCCAATTTTCTAGTAAATTATAGGTTTATATATAGCACTACGCATTACAGTTAGGACATTTTTAAATCCTGAAACCCTTTCAATTATTACTGTTCCCTGTTCCCTGTTCCCTGTTCCCTGTTCCCTCTTCAAGTAGCGCTATAGCAGTCGCAGCAGATGTTAGGACGTTCTTAATTGCTTCCTCCTTCCTTTTTCTTCTGCTACAAAATCGTTAAATAAGTTTCTGTTGGACTGATGGGTAACGCCTTCAAGGTTTGATTTTTTAAGTCGATTTCTAACCCCAAAGCTTCTAAAGGTATGACTCCTAAAAGAGCATCTTGACCTCCTGGTAATTCTAAGCACTCGAAGGTTCCTTCCCGCTCAAATATTGATAGGGTAGCATCTCGGAAAATTCTGGCTTTACCAATACCCATTGCGGTGGCTACGTCCACTTCTTTCAGGAGTTTTAGCCCCAGTTTGGCGATCGCTTCTTGTGGTAAACATAGGGTAGTTGCACCCGTGTCTACTAATACATTTTTGAGGGTAATTGAGCGTATTTGGTCTTCTGATTTAACCCCAGCCTCTGCTAGAATTTGGTCGGCGCGGTTAGTAATTGTTAGAGTGGCGAAAACTTTTCCCATTTCATTGTTGCTTTGAATTTGCATCTTTATCTCCTACTTAAGAGTTGGAGTTATTGCGTCTTTTAATTGTAACTTATTTTGAGGGCGATCTCGTGGGATCAAGAAACCCGGTTAGGGGTCAACGGCTGTTGACCCAATTATGCGAGATCGCCCTAAAATGTCTGGCGGTTATTTATTTTTGAACTTCATTGATACGCTCTATTAAGGGCAAGCCTTTATCAGTAAATTCCTTGGTATAATTAAAGATGTCTTCGATTAGTTTGTCTTTTTGTTTTATAGTTTTTTCTTTGTTGACTATGATGTCTTCCTGATCATTAATTTTTTTCTTCTGATCGGCAATTTTGTCTTCCTGATCGCCAATTGTTTTTTCATTCTGTTCAATTTGTTTTTTTTGCATATTGGGAATATTACTGTAATACAACGTGAGTTCGATGGGTTGCGATCGCTTTAATTTTCTGCTCAACTTGTTGGCGGCTTTGGTGGCTTATACTGATCTACTCAAAAAACCTAACTGCATTATCTCATACTGTTTTTAATCCCTCGAATTCACATTATTATAATAAAGGATAAACTGCTTGAGGATTCAATTGTCTACGACACATTTCTCGTCGTTCTAAATTATTAGCATAACATTGGTTAACAGCAATTTCCCCATGATCAGGAGAACCCACACTTTCAATTAAAATAACTTCCAATGGACTATTGACCACGCGACCAAATATTCCCGTTTCTCCCGGTTTAAGTTCTGTGGGATTAACGGTTGCTTCTCCGGCTTCTAATGCGACTAATTGATCATTCTGTTGTTGATATTCTCGATAGTTAACTTTCAGCGATCGCATTGAAGTTGTACTATTATTTTTAACCTTTCCCTCAATCGAATAACGAATTAATGTTCCTTCTCCAACTCGCACTAATTTAACATCACTCACAGTGAATCCTGAATTTTGAGTTACGATTACAGAGGCAGAATGTTGAGATGAGTTGGAAGTAGGAGAAAGAGAAGGATTTGAAATGGCTTTTAAGGCGGGAATTAAGCCAGAAACAATCACCAATGCTAAAGCCCAAGGTAAATCAATTGGCATAATCAAATCTCCTCAATTAGAGTATTATTCTAATTAATCCGGTTCTGTTGCTACAATTTTGTCATATAAGGATTGAAAACCAAACCAACCCCCATAATCATGGCCAATTTGACTCAACGTTAAACTAGCCGTTTCAGGCTTTAAGGTTGTAGCTCAGGTTGAGGCTAGAAAAAAATTTTGAAAAAGTGGTTGACATTCATCGAGAAAGGGAGTAGATTAGTAAATTGTGAGAGGAAAACAAGCGAAACGCA
It encodes the following:
- a CDS encoding ATP-dependent Clp protease ATP-binding subunit, giving the protein MFERFTEKAIKVIMLAQEEARRLGHNFVGTEQILLGLIGEGTGVAAKVLKSMGVNLKDARIEVEKIIGRGSGFVAVEIPFTPRAKRVLELSLEEARQLGHNYIGTEHLLLGLIREGEGVAARVLENLGVDLSKVRTQVIRMLGETAEVAAGGSNSRTKTPTLDEFGSNLTQMAAEGKLDPVVGRQKEIERVIQILGRRTKNNPVLIGEPGVGKTAIAEGLAQRIATNDIPDILEEKRVVTLDIGLLVAGTKYRGEFEERLKKIMDEIRSAGNVILVIDEVHTLIGAGAAEGAIDAANILKPALARGELQCIGATTLDEYRKHIERDAALERRFQPVMVGEPSVAETIEILYGLRERYEQHHKLKISDEALEAAAKLSDRYISDRYLPDKAIDLVDEAGSRVRLINSQLPPAAKELDKELRQVLKEKDEAVRSQDFDRAGELRDREMEIKSQIRSISQTKKSETVRSEDDSPIVTEEDIAQIVASWTGVPVNKLTESESEKLLNMEGTLHQRLIGQDEAVKAVSRAIRRARVGLKNPNRPIASFIFSGPTGVGKTELTKALASYFFGSEEAMIRLDMSEYMERHTVSKLIGSPPGYVGYNEGGQLTEAVRRRPYTVVLFDEIEKAHPDVFNMLLQILEDGRLTDAKGRTVDFKNTLIIMTSNIGSKVIEKGGGGLGFEFSENENDAQYNRIRNLVNEELKQYFRPEFLNRLDEIIVFRQLNKEEVKEIAVIMLKEVFGRLVEKGITLEVTDKFKERLVEEGYNPSYGARPLRRAIMRLLEDSLAEEILSGRIKEGDTAVVDVDENGQVVVLQSPADRELLPQGAES
- a CDS encoding retroviral-like aspartic protease family protein, whose protein sequence is MQIQSNNEMGKVFATLTITNRADQILAEAGVKSEDQIRSITLKNVLVDTGATTLCLPQEAIAKLGLKLLKEVDVATAMGIGKARIFRDATLSIFEREGTFECLELPGGQDALLGVIPLEALGLEIDLKNQTLKALPISPTETYLTIL
- a CDS encoding FxLYD domain-containing protein, with translation MPIDLPWALALVIVSGLIPALKAISNPSLSPTSNSSQHSASVIVTQNSGFTVSDVKLVRVGEGTLIRYSIEGKVKNNSTTSMRSLKVNYREYQQQNDQLVALEAGEATVNPTELKPGETGIFGRVVNSPLEVILIESVGSPDHGEIAVNQCYANNLERREMCRRQLNPQAVYPLL